DNA from Garra rufa chromosome 5, GarRuf1.0, whole genome shotgun sequence:
AACTATAGGgtaataacgagaagaataacaacatgcagtaaaaggtaaaactgtttgcactacaaaccagggtgttcataattaaaatgatacattaaaataacacggTAAGACACACTGACTTGCAatttcaagcagcaaaatgagctgttacAGCTTGATGAGCCCGGGAGCCAAACccgtaaaatgtacaaatggccaagCCCACTCTTacgtgaaaaataaggtggatataattacctaaattttaaatgaattaaaattttATGTGAATTTGGCAAGAATATGCTTATAAGTAAGGAGAATATGATTATATTCTGTGTGTAAAGGGTAAggtttgagattaaaaattaGGTGAATTTTTACCTTGTTTGCTCATTGGTAAACTCTAGCTCTCCTTGTGTATGCTCATAGTCAACGCCCTGTCGCGCAGAACCGTCCTCTGTGTGATATGGAATCATCACAGTCCCGCGCACACCTGACGTCCGATTCACCGGTACCTCCACCACACCTGAACATTCACCCACGCAGAGCTCCCGCTGACTAAACGCAAACACTCCCGCATGGTCATCATCCAAAATAGTTACAGTGGTTACGAAGGGTTCAACCAGTCGGGCACCGTCAGTGTTGGTCCCGCCCTCACCTTCCCGCAGGTTAGAGAGACGCACAAAGAAGTGTTCGTCTTCCTCAAACACATCATCATCAATAATTCCCACCTGTAAAACATACGCACATGCATATTAGGACAATTAAGTCATATTCAGCTcaaaaatatacactactattcaaacattttttaatgattttgaatcttcatcaaggctgcatgtatttgatcaaaaatacagtcaaGACAGaaacattgtaaaatattattcaatttttaactttaactgttttctattttaaaatgtaatttattcctgtgatgtcaaatctgaatttttagcatcattactccagtcttctgggTCACATGAGATTTTAGAAACGATTTTATTATGCGGATTTCTCTCACCTTTATTTCTTTGCGTGTCTCTCCTGGTGGAAATACAATTGTTCCCTCACAATACTCATAATCTGCCCCAGAACTGGCTGACCCATTCTCTGTCCTGTAATCGACGTGGAAGGTTCTGGTGCCGGTTCCCCCCTGTAAGCAGACCCACAGACTGACACTCCCACAGTTCTCACTGCACTGATACTGTGCCTGCTCAAAAGCGATGTGAGAACATGTGGCTAGATCATCCTCAGCTGAATCTCCAGCTGAGCGTTTTGCCTGTTCAGCTGCTGCATGTTTCTTCAGTACGTTCCCAGCACCGATCATCATGCGCGTTGCCTGTACCCGGTAAAAGGCCCGGCTCTTATGTTGTTTCTGCATGGTGGTGTAGTTTGCCATCTCAATCAGCTGGTCCAGGTCTTTATCTGGATGCTTCTCTCTCAGTTCCTTAAGCATGCGGATCACCTACAACCACAGGCAGTCATGGTAATCTCCAAACATTTTTCATTtcaatgtatatgtatatatgtaagaGATGACATTCAGTCTGTCATTATTGTAAAGCAAACTCTGGAAGGGGGTTTAAGTTTGTATCAGCctgtttattttgtaataattacagaCTGACTGTACACTAACTACCATTGAGGTcaaccctttcagaatctgcaaattgttaattattttaccaaaataagagggatcatacaaaatgcatgttattgtttatttagtactgacctgaataagatatttcacataaaagatgtttacatgtagtccacaagagaaaataatagttgaatttataaaaatgacctcgttcaaacgtttacatatgcttgattcttaatactgggttCTTACTTTaccttgtttagtgatagttgatagTTAGTGAtagtcagtgtgaaaagatggatctcaaaatcatacagtcatcattggaaagcgttcaaatacacaaacatgctgaaaaaccaaagaatttgtgggaccagaaggatttttcttaagaatggcaggcagtttaatttttcaggacaaacaagggactcaagaacaactatcaataaacaaaacaaaacaaaacaaaacaacaacaaaaaaacagttttggatcattcaggtaacaacacagtattaagaatcaaggggatgtaaattttgaacattttcataaatactaaactaaataaataaaataaaataaataaaaacttgttgactatatgtaaaaatattttatgtgaaataccttattcaggtcagtactaaataaaaaataacatgcattttgtatgatccatattattttgctcaaataattaacattttgcagattctgaaagggggggtgtaaacttttgaccttaactgaaTATGACTAGgactactattactactatacTAAATTTGATCACTAAAAGTGATTTTTCTCTataggaatcactagcagaaactcAAAATGCTTGTGTTTTCAGTTTATGGAAATCTGTCAAACCGAGAAATTTCAATTTGTGTCGTGTATGAAAAATTGCTGTTCATAAGGAGGAAAAACACAGGGAAAAGTGGCTTATAAACCTGCGTCTGCAGTCAGTAGGAGAGTcggataatgcttgtgtgtgcgAATGGttaataaaagaaataataatatttagatataaagatatatataaatagatacaggGTGAGACAGTGAGAATTCAACAATGCTAAATGCCACATGTAGACACGATGTAAATAAGATATTTGCAGTTGATTACAATGGAACCTTGTTGAGATTGTGATAAACTGAATTCAGTGACAGCTTTTTTGAGCTTATATGGAAGCGCTATTTACTCGCTTTTTAGGCTATAATCGGTTCAGAATTTGAAAAAAGTTTCACTTTACGTGCAGATAACAGGGCCAAGAGCCAAAAATCTATTACAGCAGTAGTTCCAGGACTGACATATatactgcatccttcatatatATGTGGGAATCGCTTTTGAAATAGTTTGTTTGCAACCAGGCTTAGTTCCTTAGCTTATATCCACCGCCTCGATGGCAggcaactttttttatttagttgaaaAATCACTCTTCTTCATAACATAAGGATCACATCCAACATATGTTGTGATTTTCTTTTTATACCTTTCTCTTGTTGTAATAGTGCTTAAACCAGTGTAGTACAGACTTTCCTCCATCTCATCCGCTCTGCTTTTTCAGTCACGCACGTAAagcaaaacttttattcaaattcctAACTGATTATAGCGTAGAAAGCTAGCAAATAGCGCTTCCATATGGTCACTAAAAAGATGTTACTCACTTCAGTTTATTGCAATCTCACAatgttccattataatcaatgaagctCTCGAAACTACAAATATACAGTACATTGTGTCTTTGTGTGGCATTTAGCATTGAGTgaatattagggctgcacgattaatcgtttttaaaccgaaatcgcgatttgaaagggtgcgattttcaaatcgcaagagctgcgattatttcgattgattatcaaatgtggtaacaagcatataagttgtttttgacaggtcacttcatgtgcatattatgtcttcatgcttatattacgtttgatgcagagtttaaccaatagggggcattttaacactgcatgtagagacatgcactgtcatgatcggggctgtgggttttcccccagccacctgaggtcgctgtttgcactgcactctgattcatcacgtctgttttgtcattaccactgattcacacacagctgttcactatctggactctgtataagaacactcactcttcattccgttttcaggtctgcattgtcttatgtcttctgTCAACTCTCCGTCTGCTCTACGTTCCTGTATCCTGGCTCTGGTTTTGTTATTtagtatttgagtttatgtttaagttgtgccgtgttggccttttgtttgtttattttgttatttgtctCATTAAAAAATcctttccctgcatttggacccagacctcccttatctcacgtgacagaatgcagccagcatcagtgggtccagcagggaggattTCTTTTTTGCCCTTCAGGGAGAAGGTGACGTTGTCCAAAGAGACGGCGGCCATTTGcgctcgttgggcggcggaggcggTCGTTGAGCCGACTGAGCCCGAGTGGATGACGGCCATTTTcgctcgttgggcggcggaggcggcgtccactgtctctgttccggatgcggcggtgaccgcgctctctgttccggacgtggcggtgaccgcgctctctgttccggacgtggcggtgaccgcgctctctgttccggacgcggcggcggtgaccgcgctctctgttccggacgcggcggcggcggtgaccgctctctctgttccggacgtggcggtgaccgctctctctgctcctgacgcggcggtgaccgctctctctgttccggacgcggcggtgaccgctctctctgctcctgacgcggcgttgaccgctctctctgctcctgacgcggcggtgaccgctctctctgttccggacgcggcggtgaccgctctctctgctcctgacgcggcggtgaccgctctctctgttccggacgcggcggtgaccgctctctctgctcctgacgcggcggtgaccgctctctctgttccggacgcggcggtgaccgctctctctgctcctgacgcggcggtgaccgctctctctgtgccggacgcggcggtgaccgctctctctgttccggacgcggcggtgaccgcactctctgttccggacgcggcggtgaccgctctctctgttccggacgcggcggtgaccgctctctctgttccggacgcggcggtgaccgctctctctgttccggacgcggcggtgaccgcactctctgttccggacgcggcggtgaccgcgctctctgctacggacgcggcggtgaccgctctctctgctcctgacgcggcggtgaccgctctctctgttccggacgcggcagtgaccgctctctctgctcctgacgcggcggtgaccgctctctctgttccggacgcggcgttgaccgctctctctgctcctgacgcggcgttgaccgctctctctgttcctgacgcggcggtgaccgctctctctgttccggacgcggcgttgaccgctctctctgctcctgacgcggcgttgaccgctctctctgttccggacgcggcggtgaccgctctctctgttccggacgcggcggtgaccgctctctctgctcctgacgcggcggtgaccgctctctctgctcctgacgcggcggtgaccgctctctctgctcctgacgcggcgttgaccgctctctctgctcctgacgcggcgttgaccgctctctctgctcctgacgcggcgttgaccgctctctctgctcctgacgcggcgttgaccgctctctctgctcctgacgcggcggtgaccgctctctctgttccggacgcggcggtgacctctgacgttcctctggcggcgtccgctgacgttgcTCTGGCAgctaggccagctcacgttccactggcggcgaggccagctcacgttccactggcggcgaggccagctcacgttccacttgcggcgaggccagctcacgttcctctggcggcggtgtccgctcacgtccctccgctgcacgggcctggcccgccatccctcccccttatgcaccttccaccgttcctcctccctccagaaattttgttttgggaacgtctggtagccgttccctagagagggggtactgtcatgatcggggctgtgggttttcccccagccacctgaggtcgctgtttgcactgcactctgattcatcacgtctgttttgtcattaccactgattcacacacagctgttcactatctggactctgtataagaacactcactcttcattccgttttcaggtctgcattgtcttatgtcttctgTCAACTCTCCGTCTGCTCTACGTTCCTGTATCCTGGCTCTGGTTTTGTTATTtagtatttgagtttatgtttaagttgtgccgtgttggccttttgtttgtttattttgttatttgtctCATTAAAAAATCCTTTCCCtacatttggacccagacctcccttatctCACGTGACATGCacgggacggatttttcagtcccgcatccgcagaaatatgtttatctcgttcagttcccgcctcgacattgatgttttgtcccgctcctgcccgcataaaagtaacctatatagttttttttcagtacatcaattaaatttacatgaaacagttttgtaacatctcgtaatttcacaaaaccccagcataaacgctcctgataaaatatttgttatataggctaagcatcaacattcacaaaccactgttattcttaacagaagagcaagcatgagctactgtgtgtatccatAACAGAATGCAAGCAaacaaagctaaagttgacatctcagttcatatgcgatctcataaagctctaacacaatgaatattatgcacaatgaatctttcacaatgtctacacttcgtgtgttttaattcgcgagtacgcaatattcagcactgtgcaagaatgtttgagcagtgagtggattctaacttaaacacctctgatgatgactgcctatccttgtgcttactaatcatagctgtaagttgtatactagttgttcttgctgcttttgtgcaatagatgaataacaatattttgctttttagatatttctattttgcgggggtctcgcaaatcattttattttcccgcgtcccgaacagccgcactcgcccatcaagttttgtcccgcgccgcagtcggttgcctcgggtcccgctatatactcccgtaggagtgcaggtctctactgcatgtagctactgagcaaataacgttaacgccatttggaaaagatgagcgggagcagcggctcaacttcccaacaaagtgtctcttaatgtaggttatcatcagtgttttactgatgtaaaattgtttacagtgtgtttggattcctaaaagtttaaaattttatttatattttattataaatatatatatatatatatatatatatatatatatatatatatatatatatatatatttttttttttttttattataaaagattttaataatattttattatataattttaattgttaatttaattttatttaagatactgtagttattttcttaatttgtcatgataactgacaactttattttaaaaaaggcaacaatgtttaagaggttttaaataaacagtagaacagtgtagcatactttgtgattatgcttggtctttctttggtgctgttaaaaccaccatatcaaacctgttgctcttttatgaaatagtagtaaatcgcattttaaatcgcaaatcgaaattttgatcagaaaaatcgcaattagattttttctccaaatcgtgcagccctagtgaatatctatttatatatttctttattaatatctTAACATATTATTATCTTTTCTTAACCATTCGCACACACAAGTATTATCCGACTCTCCTCCTGACCACAGACGGAGGTTTACAAGTCACTTTTTCCGGTGcttttcagtcaatttcttgcTTTTCCTCACTTATGAACAGCAAATTTTCAGACATGATAAAAGCAAAGTTTGACAGATTTGAGCAtccataaacaaaaaaaaaaacataggtaTTTTGAGTTATTACTGTGTTGCAaaataaattttcagcattattactacattattactagtcttcagtgttacatgatctttaAAAAATCATTCCAAAAAGGTTAATTTGGTGCTgcagaaacatttcttcttattagtaatgttgaaaacagttgtgttactaagttttttttcccctctgtttTAATTTTGCTCTCTCACCTCCTCTCTGTCCTGTTCTGGTTCTTTGGTTTTCTCCATATTGACGGTAGTGGTGCTGTTTTGGTATTTTTCTCCCATGATGGCATCAATTCCTCTGGGTGCTAGCTCACCCTCCATCTCCACAATAATTCCATGACGTTTATCGGCACGGTAGCGCTTGTGCAAGTACTTGTAAAAGAGTAGGCGTCGGTCGGCGATCCAAGCCATTAGGACACACACAGGGAAGAAGAAAAGGGTGACCAAAGCCTCCCAGAcctctcacacacacaataaAAGAAGTTAAATTAGCAAAGACATTTACCCTGACATCCACATTATGCAAACATGTtctgcttacacacacacacaaacacacacctgtaCAATGCCAGGGCTTATGACTGCCAGGATGAGGTAGAGCCAGATATAGGCGAAGATGCTCCAGGTCGCAGTAATGAAGAAGACTCTGAGGTGTTTAATCTTCCTCACCTCTCCATCAGGTATcacccacacacacactccaATTATCACAAACATGTTAAATGCAGCACTGCCGACTATAGTGCCGGGACCCAGTTCTCCCGACTCAAAACCATGTCCACACACCTGTCACACACAGACATCAGATCAGAGAACAACACTAGCATGTGTCCAAATTAaaactttcatttagcaaggatgcttcaaattgatcaaaagtgatgataaagacatttataatggtacaaaaatttctatttcagataaatgctgttcttctgaactttcaattcattaaagaaacctgaaaaaaaattctactcagctgttttcaacatagtaataataaaaaaagtttttttaggaTTTCTGAAGAGCCATGGCTCGAAACATTCTATAAAAGATGTACACTACTGTTTGATAATTaacctgaagaagaaaaaaaactaggCCTACCTCTATTACTGACAGCAGGATCTCAGGGGCTGATGAACCCAGAGCCATCAGAGTGAGGTTGGAGACAGTTTCATTCCAGATTCTTACTGTCATTACTGTCTTTTCTCCATTTGCACCTGTCACAGTCACCTCCTTCTCCTAAATGACACATCAAGCATATAACATCAACATCATTAAATTAAATTCCACCAATATGATATTACCCCATAAGTCATTTTTATCTTAATGGAAGTACATAATCACATATACTGCTGTTCAGAATTTTGGGATCAGTTTTTTAAAGAaacctcttatgctcatcaagactgcatttacttgatcaaaaatacagaaaaaagtaatattgtgaaatattttacagtttaatatagtggttttctattttaatatattttcaaatattatttattacacATTTTAATCAGCTATTACTTCAGtatttaatgtcacatgatccttcagaaatcattctaatatgctgatttattacttttactaTCAAtgatggaaacagttgtgctgcttcatattttttgggaacctttgatgttttgatgaatataataaaaaaaagaacagcatttattcaaaatagaaatctttgctatcactttttatcaatttaacacaaccTTAGTGAATGAAAGcattaattacttttaaatggtagattatattgttacaaaagatttccattttaaataaacattctttttaactttttatttattaaagaatccttaaaaaaggttccaacaaaatattaagcagcacaactgttttcaacattgataataaatcagcatattataatgatttctgtaaGATCCTGTGACAcggaagaatggagtaatgatgctgaaaattcagctttgcatcacaggaaatatattcacataaaaaaagttatattacattgaaataatatctcacaatattagtgtttttttatcaaaaaaatgcagctttgatgagcataaaaaaatgacaatcccaaacttttgaatggcagtatttataatatataattctgTGCTGCTGTGTACCTGTGAGGTGATGACTTCAATGGCAGCCATGAAGCGATCAGCGATGATGGACACACCCAGGAACATGTAGAGAAGAAATGCAAAGTAGATCACTGCTCTTACTCCCTGCATTGCCAGTGGGGGGTCATGTGGCAGCCACACAGGAAGTAGAATCCCTGGTTGACATTTGACTTTCTCAAAACAGGATCTTTTGGGGCCATCAGCGCTACTGTTGCTGTTTCCATGAACACTTCCACCTGCACATACCTGTGGAgaaaggaggagaaggaggagaaggTGGAAGAGTAGAGGAGGAGCCATGTCCAGATATGGCGACCAGAATGGCTCTCCTCTTGAGTTTGGAAGATTGACAAAGAGAAAAAAAGTGTTGTGTTATTTCATACAAAGCATGCTAAATTAAtcataatatatacagtatatgtattTTTGTTATATAATGCAGGAGTTAACATATGAATGGATTTGCAAATGATTTATACAGAACTTCTgcttgtattttatgaatgaggCACTATACGGATACCACGTGAATAACAATgtgagcgagtgtgtgtgtgaggcCATCTCAGTGCTAATCTAAACCCCAGGTCTTATCAGTGGTTCATTAGTCATGCCTGGCCCACTCCATCCTAATGGATCCAGGAGACAAATACTACAACTAGACTGGCAGCGGTGGCAACGTTAAAATgaatgaaagaaagacataaacacacAGCATGCTTTCAGCTTTAAATAAGTAAATGATTTATAAactcactgtaaaaaatttgctgtagttctgcagctggttcccagtaacttactgtagatttttaatttatgttatttactggcaacagtttgttcaaagttaaatgaacattaaacattaacaagtctttgtctttacagaataaaactataaaataacaacctaatgcaaagcattctgggaaccagaaaccttcatcaacctttttcagtttttttccttcagattttggttcccagaatgctttgcatgaggctgttattttagttttattctgtaaagataaaaacttgttaatgtttaatgttcaattaactttgaacaaactgttgccagtaaatagcatacatttaaatctacagtaagttactggcaaccagctgccagtaatactgtaatttctacagtttttgTTTACAGTGCTATTAACTAAAGGAAATGTGAATACTTGCAAAGCAGCAAAAGAAAAGTCTGTCAAatgcaaaaaaagggaaaaagagaGAAACAGATAGTACAAAAATGAAGATAAATGAACTGAGAGcagaggtcagtaagatttaagAAGACATTTAATTGTTCAAAAGTAACaaagagatttataatgttacaaaatagaTATATCCAAATGTTCACAGATTTCTAAATTAaccctgttcttttgaactttcgattcattaaagtatcctgaaaaaaaaacactaaaatattaaGCATAGGGCCCTATGCAGAAACTGCGGAaaagtgtctgtgaatattaagccgtaaaaatacaatttaaatatgaatcttgcATGTTCTGCAATGAATGGTTCTtgcgtttactacacacatactgaagtctGAGTGATGCTTGCCGTGTTTTCAGCCTTTGCTGCATCAATATAGGAGTACATGaatacataaacataatctctagaacagCTCTGAGAATTTTAACATTTGTTTTGAGCAAAATAATTGTCTATATACAATATACAAACagaaggtcttcacagcaacctgtcaaaataaaagttcggtttaacttgaagaaactgtgataGAGATTACGTA
Protein-coding regions in this window:
- the slc8a2a gene encoding sodium/calcium exchanger 2a isoform X4, with amino-acid sequence MQGVRAVIYFAFLLYMFLGVSIIADRFMAAIEVITSQEKEVTVTGANGEKTVMTVRIWNETVSNLTLMALGSSAPEILLSVIEVCGHGFESGELGPGTIVGSAAFNMFVIIGVCVWVIPDGEVRKIKHLRVFFITATWSIFAYIWLYLILAVISPGIVQVWEALVTLFFFPVCVLMAWIADRRLLFYKYLHKRYRADKRHGIIVEMEGELAPRGIDAIMGEKYQNSTTTVNMEKTKEPEQDREEVIRMLKELREKHPDKDLDQLIEMANYTTMQKQHKSRAFYRVQATRMMIGAGNVLKKHAAAEQAKRSAGDSAEDDLATCSHIAFEQAQYQCSENCGSVSLWVCLQGGTGTRTFHVDYRTENGSASSGADYEYCEGTIVFPPGETRKEIKVGIIDDDVFEEDEHFFVRLSNLREGEGGTNTDGARLVEPFVTTVTILDDDHAGVFAFSQRELCVGECSGVVEVPVNRTSGVRGTVMIPYHTEDGSARQGVDYEHTQGELEFTNEQTSKTLQVRIINMQEYEKRENFYIVLEEPKWLKRGISGMCVTILLNHHKSYTVEEARRIAEKGKPILGEHSKLEVIIEESMAFKNTVDRLLKDTNLAEVIGTHSWREQFMEAVTVSAGEGDEEGGEPQQPSCCDYFMHAVTVFWKILFAFVPPTEYWNGWACFIVSIMVIGMLTAVIGDLASHFGCTVGLRDTVTAVVFVALGTSIPDTFASKVAAKQDQYADASVGNVTGSNAVNVFLGIGVAWSISSIYWEVKGQVFHVDPGSLAFSVTLFTIFAFINIGVLMLRRRPSVGGELGGPKVLKVLTSLFFLSLWLLYITFSSLEAYCHITGF
- the slc8a2a gene encoding sodium/calcium exchanger 2a isoform X2; amino-acid sequence: MQGVRAVIYFAFLLYMFLGVSIIADRFMAAIEVITSQEKEVTVTGANGEKTVMTVRIWNETVSNLTLMALGSSAPEILLSVIEVCGHGFESGELGPGTIVGSAAFNMFVIIGVCVWVIPDGEVRKIKHLRVFFITATWSIFAYIWLYLILAVISPGIVQVWEALVTLFFFPVCVLMAWIADRRLLFYKYLHKRYRADKRHGIIVEMEGELAPRGIDAIMGEKYQNSTTTVNMEKTKEPEQDREEVIRMLKELREKHPDKDLDQLIEMANYTTMQKQHKSRAFYRVQATRMMIGAGNVLKKHAAAEQAKRSAGDSAEDDLATCSHIAFEQAQYQCSENCGSVSLWVCLQGGTGTRTFHVDYRTENGSASSGADYEYCEGTIVFPPGETRKEIKVGIIDDDVFEEDEHFFVRLSNLREGEGGTNTDGARLVEPFVTTVTILDDDHAGVFAFSQRELCVGECSGVVEVPVNRTSGVRGTVMIPYHTEDGSARQGVDYEHTQGELEFTNEQTSKTLQVRIINMQEYEKRENFYIVLEEPKWLKRGISGMCVTILLNHHKSYTTPGPAVEEARRIAEKGKPILGEHSKLEVIIEESMAFKNTVDRLLKDTNLAEVIGTHSWREQFMEAVTVSAGEGDEEGGEPQQPSCCDYFMHAVTVFWKILFAFVPPTEYWNGWACFIVSIMVIGMLTAVIGDLASHFGCTVGLRDTVTAVVFVALGTSIPDTFASKVAAKQDQYADASVGNVTGSNAVNVFLGIGVAWSISSIYWEVKGQVFHVDPGSLAFSVTLFTIFAFINIGVLMLRRRPSVGGELGGPKVLKVLTSLFFLSLWLLYITFSSLEAYCHITGF